One window of Choristoneura fumiferana chromosome 13, NRCan_CFum_1, whole genome shotgun sequence genomic DNA carries:
- the LOC141434002 gene encoding luciferin 4-monooxygenase-like, translating to MYIYGDQTFKMPNHLNFGKYMLDHLRAVKSDNVCLENGLTYDKLTYKEANQYAVNLAVALLKLGVRRGDVVAFGSDNFLNYIPTALAVVFTGAAYTTFDDNIGKAVLKHKLNLVKPKYFICSLPFWESYNDLLKSYDCIETFIAIDDIPNIKLSLKTLVASEDVDVDTFEPVTVEGKTDTALILYSSGTTGMPKGVQITHSGCIVTSLPHAFSKLPSLRTAFMASTLGVNYYTFKTFKFLLLGRKVVYSSNRSAKIVLQILRDCEVDVIFSGQVYIRILLLNSLSTDNYFDSVKMIYCRSFPIRIETINYFKKTLPKVESVIQGYGLCECGEPMSELWGEYKPGSVGLASPGIIAKVVDIKTRAILGPNQPGEICIKGPSIMKGYIDIERTNYLDEEGFYLTGDLGYYDEEKYFYLIDRLTDVINYRGVKISPVQVENILLEHPAVLDVGVIGRPVPVVEEVPMAFVVKKPGADVSEDELKKFVSDQVTAYMELQGGIMFIAKIPRNSRGKTLRRKLKEILNENLHLMSPVPDFSELRC from the exons ATGTACATATACGGCGACCAAACTTTTAAAATGCCGAATCATTTAAATTTTGGTAAATACATGTTAGATCACCTCCGTGCTGTAAAAAGTGACAACGTCTGTTTG GAAAATGGACTAACTTATGATAAATTGACATACAAGGAAGCGAACCAGTATGCAGTGAACCTAGCCGTAGCTCTCTTAAAGCTCGGCGTGCGGAGAGGAGATGTGGTCGCGTTTGGATctgataattttttaaattatatacctacagcATTAGCGGTGGTGTTTACGGGAGCGGCATACACTACATTCGACGATAATATCGGAAAAG CTGTTctcaaacataaattaaatttggtgAAGCCAAAGTATTTCATTTGCTCTTTGCCGTTTTGGGAATCATACAATGATCTTCTGAAGAGTTACGACTGCATTGAGACTTTTATTGCTATTGATGATATCCCAAATATCAAGCTTTCCTTGAAGACTTTAGTAGCTTCAGAAGACGTAGATGTGGACACTTTTGAACCAGTCACTGTTGAAGGGAAGACGGACACGGCACTGATATTGTACTCGTCCGGTACAACAGGCATGCCAAAAGGCGTCCAAATAACTCACTCCGGCTGCATAGTTACTAGCTTACCACATGC TTTCAGCAAATTGCCATCTCTGAGAACAGCATTTATGGCGAGTACACTAGGAGTTAATTATTATACATTTAAGACGTTTAAATTTCTATTATTGGGAAGAAAAGTTGTATACTCGTCAAATCGTTCGGCGAAGATTGTTTTACAGATTTTACGAGATTGTGAG GTGGACGTCATCTTTTCTGGCCAAGTATATATCCGTATACTTCTCCTCAACAGCCTTTCAACTGACAATTACTTCGATTCCGTGAAGATGATTTACTGCCGCTCCTTCCCAATTAGAATCGAGACTATCAACTATTTCAAAAAAAC ACTTCCAAAAGTTGAAAGCGTGATTCAAGGCTACGGGCTGTGTGAATGCGGAGAGCCCATGTCCGAATTATGGGGAGAATATAAACCTGGAAGTGTGGGCTTAGCTTCACCGGGCATAATTGCAAAA GTCGTGGATATCAAAACGCGAGCAATTTTAGGTCCAAATCAACCCGGAGAAATTTGCATAAAAGGTCCTTCTATTATGAAAGGTTATATAGACATTGAGAGGACCAACTATTTAGATGAGGAAGGGTTTTATTTAACTGGAGATTTGGGCTATTACGACGAAGAGAAATATTTTTACCTCATCGATAGACTAACAGACGTCATTAATTATAGAGGAGTAAAG ATATCACCAGTTCAAGTAGAAAATATCCTACTGGAACACCCGGCTGTACTAGATGTTGGAGTAATAGGAAGACCGGTGCCGGTCGTCGAAGAGGTTCCTATGGCTTTTGTTGTGAAAAAACCAGGAGCTGATGTGTCAGAAGATGAATTGAAAAAATTTGTGTCTGACCAG GTCACAGCATATATGGAACTTCAAGGTGGCATCATGTTTATCGCGAAAATACCAAGAAACTCTAGAGGCAAAACCCTGCGCCGCAAactaaaagaaatattaaatgaGAATTTACATTTAATGTCCCCTGTACCCGATTTTTCTGAATTGCGTTGTTAA
- the LOC141434481 gene encoding luciferin 4-monooxygenase-like gives MYIYGDQNFNMPNHLNFGKYMLDHLRAVKSDNVCLENGLTYDKLTYKEANQYAVNLAVALLKLGVRRGDVVAFGSDDFLNYIPTALAVVFTGAAYTTFEDNIGKAVLKHKLNLVKPKYFICSLPFWESYNDLLKSYDCIETFIAIDDIPNIKLSLKTLVASEDVDVDTFEPVTVEGKTDTALILYSSGTTGMPKGVQITHSGCIVTSLPHAFSKLPSLRTAFMANTLGVNYYTFKTFKFLLLGRKVVYSSNFSAKIALQILRDCEVDVIFSTQVYIVYVLNSLSTDNYFDSVKMIYLLRFHFQKLKSVIQGYGLCECGEPMSELWGEYKPGSVGLASPGIIAKVVDIKTRAILGPNQPGEICIKGPSIMKGYIDIERTNYLDEEGFYLSGDLGYYDEEKYFYLIDRLTDVINYRGVKISPVQVENILLEHPAVLDVGVIGRPVPVVEEVPMAFVVKKPGADVSEDELKKFVSDQVTAYMELQGGIMFIAKIPRNSRGKTLRRKLKEILNENLHLMSPVPDFSELRC, from the exons ATGTACATATACGGTGACCAAAATTTTAATATGCCGAACCATTTAAATTTTGGTAAATACATGTTAGATCATCTCCGTGCTGTAAAAAGTGACAACGTCTGTTTG GAAAATGGACTAACTTATGATAAATTGACATACAAGGAAGCGAACCAGTATGCAGTGAACCTAGCCGTAGCTCTCTTAAAGCTCGGCGTGCGGAGAGGAGATGTGGTCGCGTTTGGATCTGAtgactttttaaattatatacctacagcACTAGCGGTGGTGTTTACGGGAGCGGCATACACTACATTCGAAGATAATATCGGAAAAG CTGTTctcaaacataaattaaatttggtgAAGCCAAAGTATTTCATTTGCTCTTTGCCGTTTTGGGAATCATACAATGATCTTCTGAAGAGTTACGACTGCATTGAGACTTTTATTGCTATTGATGATATCCCAAATATCAAGCTTTCCTTGAAGACTTTAGTAGCTTCAGAAGACGTAGATGTGGACACTTTTGAACCAGTCACTGTTGAAGGGAAGACGGACACGGCACTGATATTGTACTCGTCCGGTACAACAGGCATGCCAAAAGGCGTCCAAATAACTCACTCCGGCTGCATAGTTACTAGCTTACCACATgc TTTCAGCAAATTGCCATCTCTGAGAACAGCATTTATGGCGAATACACTAGGAGTTAATTATTATACATTTAAGACGTTTAAATTTCTATTATTGGGAAGAAAAGTTGTATACTCGTCAAATTTTTCGGCGAAGATTGCTTTACAGATTTTACGAGATTGTGAG GTGGACGTCATCTTTTCTACCCAAGTATATATCGTATACGTCCTCAACAGCCTTTCAACTGACAATTACTTCGATTCCGTGAAGATGATTTACTTACTTCGATTCC ACTTCCAAAAGTTGAAGAGCGTGATTCAAGGCTACGGGCTGTGTGAATGCGGAGAGCCCATGTCCGAATTATGGGGAGAATATAAACCTGGAAGTGTGGGCTTAGCTTCACCGGGCATAATTGCAAAA GTCGTGGATATCAAAACGCGAGCAATTTTAGGTCCAAATCAACCCGGAGAAATTTGCATAAAAGGTCCTTCTATTATGAAAGGTTATATAGACATTGAGAGGACCAACTATTTAGATGAGGAAGGGTTTTATTTATCTGGAGATTTGGGCTATTACGACGAAGAGAAATATTTTTACCTCATCGATAGACTAACAGACGTCATTAATTATAGAGGAGTAAAG ATATCACCAGTTCAAGTAGAAAATATCCTACTGGAACACCCGGCTGTACTAGATGTTGGAGTAATAGGAAGACCGGTGCCGGTCGTCGAAGAGGTTCCTATGGCTTTTGTTGTGAAAAAACCAGGAGCTGATGTGTCAGAAGATGAATTGAAAAAATTTGTGTCTGACCAG GTCACAGCATATATGGAACTTCAAGGTGGCATCATGTTTATCGCGAAAATACCAAGAAACTCTAGAGGCAAAACCCTGCGCCGCAAactaaaagaaatattaaatgaGAATTTACATTTAATGTCCCCTGTACCCGATTTTTCTGAATTGCGTTGTTAA